In Strigops habroptila isolate Jane chromosome 7, bStrHab1.2.pri, whole genome shotgun sequence, the following are encoded in one genomic region:
- the GUF1 gene encoding translation factor GUF1, mitochondrial isoform X1, whose translation MALAGRTAMWWARLRSPCPSAAPLCLPPWLLAWPAACERLYSSRGKEKLDMSTYPVENIRNFSIIAHVDHGKSTLADRLLEITGTIAKTAHNKQVLDKLQVERERGITVKAQSASLFYNHKGVNYLLNLIDTPGHVDFSYEVSRSLSACQGVILVVDANEGIQAQTVANFYLAFEAQLAIIPVINKIDLKHADPERVEKQIEKLFDIPIDECVRISAKQGTNVEKVLKKIIEKIPPPQCNTSDPLKALVFDSTFDHYRGVIANIALFGGEIQKGHKIVSAHTKKRYEVNEVGILTPYEHPTHKLYAGQVGYVIAGMKEVTEAQIGDTLFLYKQPVEPLPGFKSAKPMVFAGMYPVDQTEYNNLKSALERLTLNDSSVTIHRDSSLALGAGWRLGFLGLLHMEVFNQRLEQEYNMSVILTAPTVPYKAILSSAKLIKEYGKAEITIINPAQFPDKISVSQYLEPTVLGTIVTPQEYIGKIIVLCQDRRAVQKDMLYIDEHRVMLKYLFPLNEIVLDFYDALKSLSSGYASFDYEDAGYQAADLIKMDILLNGNPVEELATVVHNDKAYATGKLLCERLKDAIPRQLFEIAIQAAIGKKIIARETLKAYRKNVVAKCYGGDITRRMKLLKRQAEGKKLMRKIGNVEVPRDAFIRVLKREPEK comes from the exons ATGGCCCTCGCCGGCAGGACGGCCATGTGGTGGGCCCGTCTGCGGAGCCCCTGCCCGTCCGCCGCCCCgctctgcctgcctccctgGCTGCTCGCGTGGCCGGCGGCCTGCGAGCGTCTGTACAGCTCCCGCGGCAAG gaaaaattagATATGTCGACGTATCCTGTTGAAAACATTAGAAACTTCAGTATTATAGCTCACGTAGATCATGGCAAAAGTACGCTAGCAGACAGATTGTTGGAAATTACAG gaaCAATTGCTAAAACGGCCCATAATAAGCAAGTGCTGGATAAACTGCAAGTTGAACGTGAAAGAGGAATTACAGTTAAAGCACAATCTGCATCTCTCTTTTACAATCATAAAGGAGTAAACTACCTCTTAAATCTTATTGACACGCCA ggCCATGTAGATTTCAGCTACGAAGTATCACGGTCGCTGTCTGCCTGTCAAGGTGTGATACTTGTAGTGGATGCAAATGAG GGTATTCAGGCTCAGACAGTGGCAAACTTCTATCTTGCTTTTGAAGCACAGCTTGCAATAATTCCTGTCATAAATAAG attgACTTGAAGCATGCAGACCCTGAAAGAGTTGAAAAACAAATTGAGAAGCTGTTTGATATCCCTATAGATGAATGTGTGAGG ATATCTGCTAAACAAGGAACAAATGTTGAAAAAGTTCTTAAGAAGATCATTGAGAAGATTCCACC ACCCCAATGTAATACTTCTGATCCTTTGAAAGCTTTAGTATTTGACTCCACCTTTGATCACTATCGAGGTGTCATAGCTAACATTGCACTCTTTGGTGGGGAGATTCAGAAAGGGCATAAGATTGTGTCtgcacacacaaagaaaagatACGAAGTTAATGAAGTTGGAATTCTGACTCCATATGAACACCCGACACATAAGCT ATATGCTGGACAGGTGGGCTACGTGATTGCTGGAATGAAAGAAGTAACAGAAGCCCAAATAGGAGACACACTGTTTTTGTATAAACAACCAGTGGAGCCTTTGCCTGGCTTTAAGTCAGCGAAACCAATGGTTTTTGCAG GAATGTATCCTGTAGATCAAACAGAATATAATAATCTCAAAAGTGCTTTGGAAAGGCTGACATTGAATGACTCCAGTGTAACTATTCATCGTGACAGTAGCCTTGCCTTAGGAGCTGGATGGAG GTTGGGTTTCCTTGGTCTTTTACATATGGAAGTCTTTAATCAACGTTTGGAGCAAGAGTATAACATGTCTGTTATTTTGACTGCACCTACAGTTCCATATAAAGCTATTCTTTCCTCAGCAAAGTTGATAAAG gagTATGGTAAAGCAGAGATTACTATTATCAACCCCGCTCAGTTTCCTGATAAAATTTCAGTATCACAATATTTGGAGCCAACTGTTCTTGGTACTATTGTAACACCTCAGGAATACATTgggaaaataattgttttgtgTCAG GATCGTAGGGCAGTCCAGAAGGATATGTTGTACATTGATGAACACAGGGTTATGCTAAAATACCTCTTTCCACTGAATGAAATTGTGTTGGATTTTTATGATGCTCTTAAGTCTCTGTCTTCTGGTTATGCAAG TTTTGATTATGAAGATGCAGGATACCAGGCAGCAGACCTTATCAAAATGGATATTCTTCTAAATGGAAATCCAGTTGAAGAACTGGCAACTGTCGTACACAA tgataAGGCATATGCTACTGGTAAGCTCTTGTGTGAACGTTTAAAAGATGCTATACCTAGACAGTTGTTTGAAATAGCCATCCAGGCTGCTATTGGCAAGAAGATCATTGCAAGAGAAAC GCTGAAAGCTTACAGAAAAAATGTTGTGGCAAAATGT tATGGTGGAGACATTACAAGAAGAATGAAGCTTTTAAAGAGGcaggcagaagggaagaagtTGATGAGAAAAATTGGTAACGTAGAAGTACCGAGAGATGCCTTCATACGTGTTCTAAAGAGAGAACCTGAGAAGTAG
- the GUF1 gene encoding translation factor GUF1, mitochondrial isoform X2, translating into MALAGRTAMWWARLRSPCPSAAPLCLPPWLLAWPAACERLYSSRGKEKLDMSTYPVENIRNFSIIAHVDHGKSTLADRLLEITGTIAKTAHNKQVLDKLQVERERGITVKAQSASLFYNHKGVNYLLNLIDTPGHVDFSYEVSRSLSACQGVILVVDANEIDLKHADPERVEKQIEKLFDIPIDECVRISAKQGTNVEKVLKKIIEKIPPPQCNTSDPLKALVFDSTFDHYRGVIANIALFGGEIQKGHKIVSAHTKKRYEVNEVGILTPYEHPTHKLYAGQVGYVIAGMKEVTEAQIGDTLFLYKQPVEPLPGFKSAKPMVFAGMYPVDQTEYNNLKSALERLTLNDSSVTIHRDSSLALGAGWRLGFLGLLHMEVFNQRLEQEYNMSVILTAPTVPYKAILSSAKLIKEYGKAEITIINPAQFPDKISVSQYLEPTVLGTIVTPQEYIGKIIVLCQDRRAVQKDMLYIDEHRVMLKYLFPLNEIVLDFYDALKSLSSGYASFDYEDAGYQAADLIKMDILLNGNPVEELATVVHNDKAYATGKLLCERLKDAIPRQLFEIAIQAAIGKKIIARETLKAYRKNVVAKCYGGDITRRMKLLKRQAEGKKLMRKIGNVEVPRDAFIRVLKREPEK; encoded by the exons ATGGCCCTCGCCGGCAGGACGGCCATGTGGTGGGCCCGTCTGCGGAGCCCCTGCCCGTCCGCCGCCCCgctctgcctgcctccctgGCTGCTCGCGTGGCCGGCGGCCTGCGAGCGTCTGTACAGCTCCCGCGGCAAG gaaaaattagATATGTCGACGTATCCTGTTGAAAACATTAGAAACTTCAGTATTATAGCTCACGTAGATCATGGCAAAAGTACGCTAGCAGACAGATTGTTGGAAATTACAG gaaCAATTGCTAAAACGGCCCATAATAAGCAAGTGCTGGATAAACTGCAAGTTGAACGTGAAAGAGGAATTACAGTTAAAGCACAATCTGCATCTCTCTTTTACAATCATAAAGGAGTAAACTACCTCTTAAATCTTATTGACACGCCA ggCCATGTAGATTTCAGCTACGAAGTATCACGGTCGCTGTCTGCCTGTCAAGGTGTGATACTTGTAGTGGATGCAAATGAG attgACTTGAAGCATGCAGACCCTGAAAGAGTTGAAAAACAAATTGAGAAGCTGTTTGATATCCCTATAGATGAATGTGTGAGG ATATCTGCTAAACAAGGAACAAATGTTGAAAAAGTTCTTAAGAAGATCATTGAGAAGATTCCACC ACCCCAATGTAATACTTCTGATCCTTTGAAAGCTTTAGTATTTGACTCCACCTTTGATCACTATCGAGGTGTCATAGCTAACATTGCACTCTTTGGTGGGGAGATTCAGAAAGGGCATAAGATTGTGTCtgcacacacaaagaaaagatACGAAGTTAATGAAGTTGGAATTCTGACTCCATATGAACACCCGACACATAAGCT ATATGCTGGACAGGTGGGCTACGTGATTGCTGGAATGAAAGAAGTAACAGAAGCCCAAATAGGAGACACACTGTTTTTGTATAAACAACCAGTGGAGCCTTTGCCTGGCTTTAAGTCAGCGAAACCAATGGTTTTTGCAG GAATGTATCCTGTAGATCAAACAGAATATAATAATCTCAAAAGTGCTTTGGAAAGGCTGACATTGAATGACTCCAGTGTAACTATTCATCGTGACAGTAGCCTTGCCTTAGGAGCTGGATGGAG GTTGGGTTTCCTTGGTCTTTTACATATGGAAGTCTTTAATCAACGTTTGGAGCAAGAGTATAACATGTCTGTTATTTTGACTGCACCTACAGTTCCATATAAAGCTATTCTTTCCTCAGCAAAGTTGATAAAG gagTATGGTAAAGCAGAGATTACTATTATCAACCCCGCTCAGTTTCCTGATAAAATTTCAGTATCACAATATTTGGAGCCAACTGTTCTTGGTACTATTGTAACACCTCAGGAATACATTgggaaaataattgttttgtgTCAG GATCGTAGGGCAGTCCAGAAGGATATGTTGTACATTGATGAACACAGGGTTATGCTAAAATACCTCTTTCCACTGAATGAAATTGTGTTGGATTTTTATGATGCTCTTAAGTCTCTGTCTTCTGGTTATGCAAG TTTTGATTATGAAGATGCAGGATACCAGGCAGCAGACCTTATCAAAATGGATATTCTTCTAAATGGAAATCCAGTTGAAGAACTGGCAACTGTCGTACACAA tgataAGGCATATGCTACTGGTAAGCTCTTGTGTGAACGTTTAAAAGATGCTATACCTAGACAGTTGTTTGAAATAGCCATCCAGGCTGCTATTGGCAAGAAGATCATTGCAAGAGAAAC GCTGAAAGCTTACAGAAAAAATGTTGTGGCAAAATGT tATGGTGGAGACATTACAAGAAGAATGAAGCTTTTAAAGAGGcaggcagaagggaagaagtTGATGAGAAAAATTGGTAACGTAGAAGTACCGAGAGATGCCTTCATACGTGTTCTAAAGAGAGAACCTGAGAAGTAG
- the GUF1 gene encoding translation factor GUF1, mitochondrial isoform X3 produces the protein MKEVTEAQIGDTLFLYKQPVEPLPGFKSAKPMVFAGMYPVDQTEYNNLKSALERLTLNDSSVTIHRDSSLALGAGWRLGFLGLLHMEVFNQRLEQEYNMSVILTAPTVPYKAILSSAKLIKEYGKAEITIINPAQFPDKISVSQYLEPTVLGTIVTPQEYIGKIIVLCQDRRAVQKDMLYIDEHRVMLKYLFPLNEIVLDFYDALKSLSSGYASFDYEDAGYQAADLIKMDILLNGNPVEELATVVHNDKAYATGKLLCERLKDAIPRQLFEIAIQAAIGKKIIARETLKAYRKNVVAKCYGGDITRRMKLLKRQAEGKKLMRKIGNVEVPRDAFIRVLKREPEK, from the exons ATGAAAGAAGTAACAGAAGCCCAAATAGGAGACACACTGTTTTTGTATAAACAACCAGTGGAGCCTTTGCCTGGCTTTAAGTCAGCGAAACCAATGGTTTTTGCAG GAATGTATCCTGTAGATCAAACAGAATATAATAATCTCAAAAGTGCTTTGGAAAGGCTGACATTGAATGACTCCAGTGTAACTATTCATCGTGACAGTAGCCTTGCCTTAGGAGCTGGATGGAG GTTGGGTTTCCTTGGTCTTTTACATATGGAAGTCTTTAATCAACGTTTGGAGCAAGAGTATAACATGTCTGTTATTTTGACTGCACCTACAGTTCCATATAAAGCTATTCTTTCCTCAGCAAAGTTGATAAAG gagTATGGTAAAGCAGAGATTACTATTATCAACCCCGCTCAGTTTCCTGATAAAATTTCAGTATCACAATATTTGGAGCCAACTGTTCTTGGTACTATTGTAACACCTCAGGAATACATTgggaaaataattgttttgtgTCAG GATCGTAGGGCAGTCCAGAAGGATATGTTGTACATTGATGAACACAGGGTTATGCTAAAATACCTCTTTCCACTGAATGAAATTGTGTTGGATTTTTATGATGCTCTTAAGTCTCTGTCTTCTGGTTATGCAAG TTTTGATTATGAAGATGCAGGATACCAGGCAGCAGACCTTATCAAAATGGATATTCTTCTAAATGGAAATCCAGTTGAAGAACTGGCAACTGTCGTACACAA tgataAGGCATATGCTACTGGTAAGCTCTTGTGTGAACGTTTAAAAGATGCTATACCTAGACAGTTGTTTGAAATAGCCATCCAGGCTGCTATTGGCAAGAAGATCATTGCAAGAGAAAC GCTGAAAGCTTACAGAAAAAATGTTGTGGCAAAATGT tATGGTGGAGACATTACAAGAAGAATGAAGCTTTTAAAGAGGcaggcagaagggaagaagtTGATGAGAAAAATTGGTAACGTAGAAGTACCGAGAGATGCCTTCATACGTGTTCTAAAGAGAGAACCTGAGAAGTAG